A window of Rhinolophus ferrumequinum isolate MPI-CBG mRhiFer1 chromosome X, mRhiFer1_v1.p, whole genome shotgun sequence contains these coding sequences:
- the TCEAL7 gene encoding transcription elongation factor A protein-like 7: MQKPCKENEEKPNCRVPKREEERRYGEFEHQQTEGNFRQRLLQSLEEFKEDIDYRHFNNEEMTREGDEMERCLEEIRGLRKKFRALHSNNRHSRDRPYPI; encoded by the coding sequence ATGCAAAAGCCCTGCAAAGAAAACGAAGAAAAGCCCAATTGCCGTGTgccaaagagagaggaagaacGCCGCTATGGAGAATTTGAACACCAGCAAACAGAAGGGAATTTTAGACAAAGGCTGCTTCAGTCTCTCGAGGAATTTAAAGAGGACATAGATTATAGGcattttaataatgaagaaaTGACAAGAGAAGGCGATGAGATGGAAAGGTGTTTGGAAGAGATAAGGGGTCTGAGGAAGAAGTTTAGGGCTCTGCATTCTAACAACAGGCATTCCCGGGACCGTCCATATCCCATTTAA